In Deferribacteraceae bacterium V6Fe1, one genomic interval encodes:
- a CDS encoding proline dehydrogenase family protein: MGIFNFLVSKTIMYIPAPIVSIFAKSYIAGPTLYDAVKVTHDLNKKGMMATIDVLGEFISTKEEAIFYKNECIKILDVIAKEGLDANLSLKPTQMGLNLDKEFAFENIKEIVAHAKELNNFVRIDMEDTPCTDDTLEFFRRLREEFAGHVGTVLQAYLRRTPKDIENLSDGLLNFRLCKGIYNEPRKLAYKDPYIVNQNYIYSLEKLFQKKAYVGIATHDEKLVFEALRLIEKYGLKRDEYEFQMLLGVDEELREIIVSGGHKLRVYVPFGKDWLPYSRRRLKENPNIARHALKQFLGM; this comes from the coding sequence ATGGGCATTTTTAACTTTTTAGTATCTAAAACAATAATGTATATTCCTGCACCTATAGTTAGCATTTTTGCAAAGAGCTATATAGCAGGGCCTACCCTTTACGATGCTGTTAAAGTTACTCACGACTTAAACAAAAAGGGTATGATGGCAACAATTGATGTATTGGGTGAGTTTATAAGCACAAAAGAGGAAGCAATATTTTATAAAAATGAATGTATCAAAATACTTGATGTTATTGCAAAAGAAGGGCTTGATGCAAATTTATCTCTTAAACCTACTCAAATGGGCTTGAATCTTGACAAAGAGTTTGCATTTGAAAATATCAAAGAGATAGTTGCTCATGCAAAAGAATTGAATAACTTTGTTAGGATTGATATGGAAGACACGCCCTGCACAGATGATACATTAGAATTTTTTAGAAGGTTAAGAGAAGAGTTTGCAGGCCATGTGGGGACAGTGTTGCAAGCTTATTTAAGAAGGACTCCTAAAGATATAGAAAATTTGTCTGACGGGCTTCTTAATTTCAGGCTTTGTAAAGGGATTTACAATGAGCCGAGAAAACTTGCCTATAAAGATCCATATATAGTAAACCAAAATTATATTTACTCTCTTGAGAAGCTTTTTCAGAAAAAAGCTTATGTAGGTATTGCGACTCATGACGAGAAACTTGTGTTTGAGGCATTGAGGCTTATTGAAAAATATGGGCTAAAAAGGGATGAGTATGAGTTTCAGATGCTTCTTGGTGTGGATGAAGAGCTTAGAGAGATAATAGTTTCCGGTGGGCACAAACTTAGGGTATATGTTCCGTTTGGTAAAGACTGGCTTCCATACTCAAGAAGAAGACTTAAAGAAAATCCAAATATAGCAAGACACGCATTGAAGCAGTTTTTGGGGATGTGA
- the pruA gene encoding L-glutamate gamma-semialdehyde dehydrogenase gives MNNYNNSIVNIPFPENEKVYDYAPGSPEREKLIQAINELRSQKIEIPLIIGGKEIKTGKTAKVVCPHDHQHVLAEYHLAGEEEIKLAIEESQKAWKKWQEMAWQDRISIFLKAAELLSTKYRYIMNAATMLSISKNPYQAEIDSACELIDFLRFNCYYAQQIYKDQPIYSPKGIWNYVQYRPLEGFIFAVTPFNFTAIGGNLPTSPAIMGNVVLWKPASSAVYAPYFFMKILKEAGLPDGVINFIPGRGSMVGDIVLKSEHFAGVHFTGSTAVFQNMWKTIGENIAKYRSYPRIVGETGGKDFIFAHNSADLKKLVTAAIRGAYEYQGQKCSAASRIYIPKSIYNEFFELFKADVSRIKMGGVEDFSNFFNAVIDESAFDNIVEYIEYAKKSKDAEVLIGGNYDKSKGYFIEPTFILAKDPKFKTMEEEIFGPVLTAYVYEDEKVDEALELCDTTSMYGLTGAVFANDREFVAKAMKKLEHAAGNFYINDKPTGAVVGQQPFGGGRASGTNDKAGSYLNLIRWVSTRAIKETFNAPESFEYPFMK, from the coding sequence ATGAACAACTATAACAATTCCATAGTAAACATCCCTTTTCCGGAAAACGAAAAGGTCTATGATTATGCTCCTGGCTCACCTGAGAGGGAGAAGCTAATTCAAGCTATAAATGAGCTTAGATCACAAAAAATAGAAATACCTCTAATAATTGGTGGTAAAGAAATAAAAACAGGTAAAACAGCAAAAGTTGTTTGTCCTCATGACCATCAGCATGTGTTGGCTGAATATCATTTGGCCGGAGAAGAAGAGATTAAACTTGCAATTGAAGAGTCTCAAAAGGCTTGGAAAAAATGGCAGGAAATGGCTTGGCAGGATAGGATAAGTATATTTTTGAAGGCTGCTGAGCTATTATCAACAAAATACAGATACATTATGAATGCTGCCACAATGCTTTCTATTAGTAAAAATCCTTATCAGGCTGAAATCGACTCGGCTTGCGAGCTTATCGATTTTTTAAGATTTAATTGCTATTACGCTCAACAAATTTACAAAGACCAACCGATATACAGTCCGAAAGGTATATGGAATTATGTGCAGTACAGACCTCTTGAAGGTTTTATATTTGCCGTTACACCATTTAATTTTACAGCAATAGGTGGTAATTTGCCTACTTCTCCTGCAATTATGGGCAATGTTGTGCTTTGGAAGCCAGCATCAAGTGCAGTTTACGCGCCTTATTTCTTTATGAAGATTTTAAAGGAAGCAGGTCTACCTGACGGTGTAATTAACTTTATACCTGGAAGAGGTTCAATGGTGGGCGATATTGTTTTAAAAAGTGAACATTTTGCGGGTGTTCATTTTACGGGAAGTACAGCAGTATTTCAAAATATGTGGAAGACTATCGGGGAAAATATTGCAAAGTATAGATCATATCCGAGAATTGTTGGTGAGACAGGCGGAAAAGACTTTATTTTTGCTCATAACAGTGCTGATTTAAAAAAGCTTGTTACTGCGGCAATCAGAGGAGCTTATGAGTATCAAGGACAGAAATGTTCTGCTGCATCAAGGATATATATTCCAAAATCTATTTATAACGAATTTTTTGAATTGTTTAAAGCTGATGTTTCAAGGATTAAGATGGGTGGAGTAGAGGATTTCAGCAATTTCTTTAACGCAGTTATTGATGAGTCAGCTTTTGATAATATTGTAGAATACATTGAGTATGCTAAGAAATCAAAAGATGCCGAAGTTTTGATTGGTGGCAATTATGACAAGTCAAAAGGTTACTTTATTGAACCTACATTTATCCTTGCAAAAGACCCCAAATTCAAAACTATGGAAGAAGAAATATTCGGACCTGTATTGACTGCATATGTTTATGAAGATGAAAAAGTTGATGAGGCATTGGAGCTTTGCGACACTACTTCTATGTACGGGCTTACAGGTGCCGTATTTGCAAATGACAGAGAGTTTGTGGCAAAAGCGATGAAAAAGCTTGAACATGCCGCAGGTAACTTCTATATCAATGACAAACCTACAGGTGCAGTTGTGGGTCAGCAGCCGTTTGGCGGCGGTAGGGCTTCCGGTACAAATGATAAAGCAGGAAGCTACTTAAATCTTATAAGATGGGTTTCCACAAGGGCTATTAAAGAAACATTTAATGCTCCTGAATCTTTCGAATATCCTTTTATGAAGTAG
- a CDS encoding ABC transporter ATP-binding protein has translation MLKLHKIHTKYGHIEALKGIDIHVKEGEIVAIIGANGAGKTTTLNTISGILKPVAGTIEYMNHDITKWPTDKIVAEGLIQVPEGRQIFPLLTVKENLMMGAYLRNDKLEVVKDLEMVYNLFPRLKEREKQLGGTLSGGEQQMLAIGRALMSKPALLLLDEPSLGLAPIIVQNIFKIIVDINKKGTTIMLVEQNAHMALSIAHRGYVMETGKIILEDDAKALLNNDEVKSAYLGGH, from the coding sequence ATGCTGAAACTGCATAAAATACATACTAAATATGGACATATAGAAGCATTAAAAGGTATAGATATTCATGTAAAAGAGGGGGAGATTGTTGCGATAATTGGTGCCAACGGTGCCGGTAAGACAACTACTCTAAACACTATTTCAGGTATTTTAAAGCCTGTAGCCGGTACAATAGAGTATATGAATCATGATATTACTAAATGGCCCACTGATAAAATTGTTGCTGAAGGTCTGATACAGGTACCAGAAGGCAGGCAGATATTCCCATTACTGACAGTAAAAGAAAATCTTATGATGGGTGCCTATCTTAGAAATGACAAGCTTGAGGTCGTAAAAGATTTGGAAATGGTATATAACCTATTTCCAAGACTGAAAGAGCGCGAAAAGCAGTTAGGTGGTACTCTTTCTGGAGGTGAGCAGCAGATGCTTGCTATTGGTAGAGCATTGATGTCAAAACCTGCTCTATTACTACTTGATGAACCATCCCTTGGCCTTGCTCCAATTATTGTTCAAAATATCTTCAAAATTATTGTTGATATTAATAAAAAAGGGACAACAATAATGCTTGTTGAGCAAAATGCTCACATGGCTCTTTCAATAGCTCATAGAGGCTATGTAATGGAGACCGGTAAGATTATACTGGAAGATGATGCGAAAGCATTGTTGAACAATGATGAAGTAAAGAGCGCATATTTAGGCGGTCACTAA
- a CDS encoding ABC transporter ATP-binding protein: MSEAILKVDKVSMHFGGLKAVDNVSFDIKQGEILSLIGPNGAGKTTVFNVITGVYTPTFGTVTFKGENLNVLKPYKVTALGIARTFQNIRLFAQLTVLDNILLAMHCRRKTNLLESVFKLPRYRFESKACVKKAEELLDYMGLLGEKNEQAQNLPYGKQRKLEIARAMATDAELLLLDEPAAGMNPQETEELMNLIRKIRKDLSKTIFLIEHDMKLVMGISDRIIVFDHGQLIAEGLPEEIRANKRVIEAYLGKEVDDAETA, translated from the coding sequence ATGAGTGAAGCTATTTTGAAAGTAGATAAAGTGTCAATGCATTTTGGTGGTTTGAAAGCCGTAGATAATGTAAGTTTTGATATAAAGCAGGGGGAGATTCTAAGCTTGATTGGGCCTAATGGTGCTGGGAAAACAACTGTTTTTAATGTAATTACCGGAGTATACACTCCGACATTTGGCACTGTAACATTTAAAGGTGAAAATTTAAATGTATTAAAGCCTTATAAGGTTACTGCTTTAGGTATTGCAAGGACATTCCAAAATATCAGGCTCTTTGCACAGTTAACTGTTTTGGATAATATATTGCTTGCAATGCATTGTAGAAGAAAAACAAATTTACTGGAATCTGTATTTAAATTGCCAAGATACAGGTTTGAATCAAAGGCGTGTGTAAAAAAAGCTGAAGAGCTTTTAGATTATATGGGCTTACTTGGCGAGAAGAATGAACAAGCCCAAAATCTTCCATATGGTAAGCAGAGAAAGCTTGAGATAGCAAGGGCTATGGCAACTGATGCCGAGTTATTGCTTCTTGATGAGCCTGCTGCAGGAATGAATCCACAAGAAACAGAAGAATTAATGAACTTAATAAGAAAAATTAGAAAAGATTTAAGCAAAACTATATTCTTAATTGAGCATGATATGAAGCTTGTTATGGGTATTTCTGACAGAATTATTGTTTTTGACCATGGTCAGCTTATTGCTGAAGGGTTGCCTGAAGAGATTAGAGCTAATAAAAGAGTAATTGAAGCATACTTAGGAAAAGAGGTTGATGATGCTGAAACTGCATAA
- a CDS encoding branched-chain amino acid ABC transporter permease: MDSILNYLFNDYIIQVATITGINIIMVLGLNLITGVTGQLSLGHAAFMSIGAYSSSIISIKLGAPFIVSLLAGTGFGALFGALLGVPILRLRGDYLAIATLGFGEIVRVVILNTPYLGGALGIYGIPPSTNLAITAFFVVFTIFFMYRLEKSRHGLAIRSIREDEIAAEMMGVNISKYKVLSFTIGSAFAGLGGALYAHFLSYINPIDFGFMKSIEQLCMLVLGGMGSITGAVFGSIVLSTVPEILRFASEYRMVTYGIVLILMMVFRPQGLFGKIKVNV; this comes from the coding sequence ATGGATTCAATATTAAATTATCTTTTTAATGATTATATCATACAGGTTGCTACAATCACAGGAATTAATATTATCATGGTCTTAGGACTTAACCTCATAACTGGTGTTACCGGGCAGCTTTCATTGGGGCATGCCGCATTTATGAGTATTGGTGCCTATTCATCTTCTATTATATCAATTAAGCTTGGCGCTCCTTTTATAGTGTCACTGCTTGCAGGTACAGGTTTTGGTGCACTTTTTGGTGCATTGTTAGGTGTGCCTATTCTTAGGCTCAGAGGAGATTATCTCGCAATCGCAACTCTTGGATTTGGTGAGATTGTAAGAGTTGTAATCTTGAATACCCCTTACCTTGGCGGAGCACTTGGTATATATGGTATCCCCCCTTCGACAAATTTGGCAATTACCGCATTCTTTGTGGTTTTTACTATATTTTTTATGTACAGACTCGAAAAATCAAGACACGGTCTTGCTATTAGGAGCATCAGAGAGGATGAGATTGCTGCTGAAATGATGGGTGTTAATATATCAAAATATAAAGTACTGTCTTTTACTATCGGTTCGGCATTTGCAGGGCTTGGTGGCGCATTGTATGCACACTTCTTGTCATATATTAATCCGATAGACTTTGGGTTTATGAAATCAATAGAGCAGCTTTGTATGCTTGTTTTAGGCGGAATGGGCAGTATTACAGGGGCTGTTTTTGGAAGTATCGTTTTGAGTACGGTGCCTGAAATTTTGAGATTTGCATCTGAATACAGGATGGTTACATACGGTATTGTTTTGATACTTATGATGGTATTCAGGCCTCAAGGGCTTTTCGGTAAAATTAAGGTTAATGTGTAA
- a CDS encoding branched-chain amino acid ABC transporter permease, with amino-acid sequence MLEIILKQLLNGITVGSIYSLIALGYTMVYGIIKLINFAHGDIYMVGAFIGLIVATQLTSNFIVVIVVAMALTAILGVLVEKVAYKPVRNSSRISALISAIGASIFISNLVVLINGPQREAYPQIFPEINFVIGGITISFLQIFIILVSIALMFGLYYIVHNTKMGVAMRAVSQNMTTARLMGINSDKVISFTFAIGSSLAAAAGVLVGTYYRAVDPLMGLLFGLKAFVAAVLGGIGSIPGAMVGGLVLGLAEVMGVAFISPSFRDAIAFGILIFILIVKPSGLFGKATKEKV; translated from the coding sequence GTGTTAGAAATAATACTCAAGCAGCTCCTAAACGGAATAACGGTTGGGAGTATTTATTCTCTGATAGCCCTTGGATATACTATGGTTTATGGTATTATTAAGCTTATTAACTTCGCGCATGGCGATATTTATATGGTTGGTGCTTTTATTGGGCTTATTGTTGCTACTCAGTTAACAAGTAATTTTATAGTTGTTATAGTTGTCGCTATGGCACTTACTGCTATACTTGGTGTTTTAGTTGAAAAAGTGGCTTACAAGCCTGTAAGAAATTCTTCACGGATTTCTGCTCTTATCAGTGCAATCGGTGCTTCTATATTTATCTCTAATTTAGTTGTTTTGATAAATGGGCCTCAAAGAGAGGCATATCCGCAAATATTTCCTGAAATAAATTTTGTAATTGGTGGTATTACAATCTCTTTTCTGCAGATTTTTATAATTTTGGTTTCAATTGCCCTTATGTTCGGGCTTTATTATATAGTTCACAATACAAAAATGGGTGTTGCGATGCGTGCCGTATCTCAAAATATGACAACTGCGCGCCTAATGGGGATTAACTCTGATAAGGTTATTTCGTTTACATTTGCGATAGGCTCATCTTTGGCAGCTGCAGCAGGTGTGCTTGTCGGTACATATTATAGAGCGGTTGACCCTTTAATGGGTTTACTCTTTGGTCTTAAAGCATTTGTTGCTGCAGTTTTGGGCGGCATTGGAAGTATTCCGGGTGCTATGGTCGGCGGTCTTGTTTTAGGACTTGCCGAGGTTATGGGGGTAGCATTTATCTCCCCTTCATTTAGAGATGCAATTGCTTTTGGAATATTGATTTTTATCCTTATTGTGAAGCCTTCCGGACTATTTGGTAAGGCAACTAAAGAAAAAGTGTAG
- a CDS encoding ABC transporter substrate-binding protein produces the protein MRKIGLLSLAAVFMLATFAFAAGELVIGIQGPETGNLAVYGQKTLSGAKLAVDEINAAGGVNGKTIKLINYDSRGDKAEAANATQRLINKDKACGIIGEPTSGATFVIGPIADRAKTVLISAGATAKGVTDNKPFVFRDTLLDSDGGPATIKFIMDKFGWKNFALITSVNNDYSVGLSAIFKKAVKDFGGNIVVEQTISDGDTDFSAQITGIKPHNPQAIIFSGYYPEGSLILLEARKQGLNVPIVGGDGLLAPDLWDVAKDAALGSIVYAGFSPEAKAKKVQEFVKKMETRGGADMFSAQGYDAVYLLANAMKDAKVTNCADAKQRTAMRDALANIPGFDGVSGQMKFDKEGNAVKKPFIQAVDKKADGTYYFKLLNE, from the coding sequence ATGAGAAAAATTGGCTTACTTAGTTTAGCCGCAGTTTTTATGCTTGCAACTTTTGCTTTTGCAGCAGGGGAGCTTGTAATCGGTATTCAGGGACCTGAAACCGGAAACTTGGCAGTTTACGGACAAAAGACTTTGTCAGGTGCAAAGCTTGCAGTTGATGAGATTAATGCAGCAGGTGGAGTTAATGGTAAAACTATCAAGTTGATCAATTATGATAGCCGTGGTGACAAGGCTGAAGCAGCAAACGCTACTCAGAGACTTATTAATAAGGATAAGGCGTGTGGTATTATTGGTGAGCCTACTTCAGGGGCTACATTTGTTATCGGGCCAATTGCTGACAGAGCAAAAACTGTTTTAATTTCCGCAGGTGCTACTGCTAAGGGTGTAACAGACAACAAACCTTTCGTATTTAGAGATACTCTTCTTGATAGCGACGGTGGACCTGCTACTATCAAGTTTATAATGGATAAATTTGGTTGGAAAAACTTTGCTTTAATTACTTCTGTAAATAATGACTACAGTGTAGGTCTTTCTGCAATCTTTAAGAAAGCTGTAAAAGATTTTGGCGGTAATATTGTTGTTGAGCAAACTATTTCTGATGGTGACACAGATTTTTCAGCTCAGATTACAGGTATTAAGCCACACAATCCTCAGGCTATAATCTTTAGCGGTTACTATCCGGAAGGTTCATTAATCCTTCTTGAAGCAAGAAAGCAAGGTCTTAATGTGCCAATCGTTGGCGGTGACGGACTTCTTGCTCCAGACCTTTGGGATGTGGCTAAAGATGCTGCTCTTGGGTCAATTGTGTATGCAGGTTTCTCACCTGAAGCTAAAGCTAAAAAAGTACAGGAATTTGTTAAAAAGATGGAAACAAGAGGCGGGGCAGACATGTTCTCTGCTCAGGGTTACGATGCAGTTTATCTTCTTGCTAATGCAATGAAAGATGCAAAAGTTACTAATTGTGCTGATGCTAAACAAAGAACTGCTATGAGAGATGCTCTTGCAAATATTCCTGGTTTTGACGGTGTTAGTGGTCAAATGAAATTTGACAAAGAAGGTAACGCTGTTAAGAAACCTTTTATCCAGGCTGTTGACAAGAAAGCTGACGGTACTTATTACTTTAAGCTTCTTAACGAATAA
- a CDS encoding helix-turn-helix transcriptional regulator yields the protein MSLGKKIQKLRKEKKLTLRQLSKESGCSLGFLSQVERDLVSPTIASLKKISDALDVNVIHFFDDSISSQRVVVRKNERNKMVNPKSKVTYELLRPQFSETELEALFMHLEPGAYSGNESHTHNGEEFVIVLKGKLEIQVNNEIFILEEGDSAVYKSNHPHSWRNPTNKVTEVLWVNHPPTF from the coding sequence ATGAGCTTGGGTAAAAAGATTCAAAAACTAAGAAAAGAGAAGAAACTTACATTGCGGCAACTAAGTAAAGAATCAGGTTGCTCACTTGGTTTTTTGTCTCAGGTTGAAAGGGATTTGGTCTCCCCTACAATTGCATCCCTAAAAAAGATTTCTGACGCACTTGACGTAAATGTAATCCATTTTTTTGACGACTCTATCAGCAGCCAAAGAGTTGTTGTCAGAAAAAACGAAAGAAATAAGATGGTAAACCCCAAGTCTAAAGTAACATATGAGCTACTCCGCCCCCAGTTTTCAGAAACAGAGCTTGAGGCTTTATTTATGCATCTTGAGCCTGGTGCATACAGCGGTAATGAATCCCATACTCATAACGGCGAAGAATTTGTAATCGTACTGAAGGGTAAATTAGAAATTCAAGTTAACAACGAAATTTTTATTTTGGAAGAAGGGGATTCTGCAGTGTATAAATCAAATCACCCACATAGCTGGAGAAACCCTACCAATAAAGTAACAGAAGTGCTTTGGGTAAACCACCCACCTACATTTTGA
- a CDS encoding transglycosylase SLT domain-containing protein → MKKLLFLILACLFVFTSVQADEFEQFKDNFLGEFDSYKKQLDEEFENYKRILDEELQNYKKEIGAYWSDLKISNNKIFVEYSQDKKSRKIVDYENDRLIVEVKVDNLSDETSNISKVQELVEDTINENLVTAFERDQVSKNVERRLSKKSNIVVTGDIPKVNVLSPYITQKTDIEKIKEAIKSSDIKTVEDKGTKILQVEINLPNKDLKEKVNFVKKYVFNYAGAHRIQPEVIFSIIHNESYFNPLAKSYVPAYGLMQIVPRTAGADATKFLFGKEKILAPSYLYNPDNNIKIGAAYFRILYYSYLKGIKNPTSRLYCSIAAYNTGSGNVAKAFVGSYNISAAVNVVNRMSPDDVYRTLKRSLPYNETKRYLDKVLDKIKVYEAAF, encoded by the coding sequence GTGAAAAAACTATTGTTTTTAATTTTGGCTTGTCTGTTTGTATTTACAAGTGTGCAAGCTGACGAATTTGAGCAGTTTAAAGATAATTTTTTGGGTGAGTTTGATAGTTATAAAAAGCAATTGGATGAAGAGTTTGAAAACTATAAGAGAATCTTGGATGAAGAATTACAAAACTATAAAAAAGAGATTGGCGCATATTGGAGCGATTTGAAAATTTCAAATAACAAAATTTTTGTTGAATATTCTCAGGATAAGAAAAGTAGAAAAATAGTTGATTATGAAAATGACAGGCTAATTGTAGAGGTAAAGGTTGATAACTTATCTGATGAAACTTCTAATATAAGTAAAGTACAAGAATTAGTTGAGGATACAATTAATGAGAATCTTGTGACCGCATTTGAACGGGACCAAGTATCAAAAAATGTGGAAAGAAGATTGAGTAAGAAGTCAAATATTGTTGTCACGGGTGATATCCCTAAAGTAAATGTGCTTTCACCTTATATCACCCAAAAAACGGATATTGAAAAAATTAAAGAAGCTATAAAGAGTTCTGATATTAAAACAGTTGAAGATAAAGGTACAAAGATTTTGCAAGTGGAAATAAATCTACCCAACAAGGACTTAAAAGAGAAAGTAAATTTTGTTAAAAAATATGTTTTTAACTATGCCGGTGCTCACAGAATTCAGCCGGAAGTTATTTTTTCAATAATTCACAATGAAAGTTATTTTAATCCGTTAGCCAAGTCTTATGTTCCTGCATATGGTTTGATGCAAATTGTTCCAAGAACGGCGGGTGCAGATGCTACAAAGTTTTTGTTCGGTAAAGAGAAGATATTGGCACCATCATATCTTTACAATCCCGATAATAATATAAAAATTGGTGCAGCTTATTTTAGGATTTTATATTATTCCTATCTCAAAGGTATAAAAAATCCAACAAGCAGGCTCTATTGCAGTATAGCAGCGTATAATACAGGCTCTGGCAATGTTGCAAAGGCGTTTGTGGGAAGCTATAATATTTCTGCTGCAGTTAATGTGGTTAACAGAATGAGTCCGGATGATGTGTATAGGACATTGAAGAGAAGTCTTCCTTATAATGAAACCAAAAGATATCTTGATAAGGTATTGGATAAAATAAAGGTTTACGAAGCTGCATTTTAA
- a CDS encoding LPP20 family lipoprotein, protein MRKTLYLVLVVLVGIFMFSGCAKKGPEPLKNPCLEGAPAWVIDPTMEGGLTGLGAAKIGAAGLQFARTEAIANARDEMARTLSVKVKNMFKNFTQVTGVGDAETVDKVSANVSKQVANQTLEGSKAKNVWISPCNEYYVLVVLDPQVVQKSVADSVKSSLKNEQALWQQFLAKKAQDELDAEIQKEFSK, encoded by the coding sequence ATGAGAAAAACTTTGTATTTGGTTTTGGTAGTGTTAGTGGGAATCTTTATGTTTTCAGGCTGTGCTAAGAAAGGGCCTGAGCCATTGAAAAACCCATGCCTTGAAGGTGCTCCTGCTTGGGTAATTGATCCGACAATGGAGGGTGGTCTTACCGGACTTGGTGCAGCAAAAATCGGTGCAGCAGGTCTTCAATTTGCAAGGACCGAAGCAATTGCTAATGCAAGAGATGAAATGGCAAGAACTTTAAGCGTAAAAGTGAAAAACATGTTTAAAAACTTTACTCAGGTAACCGGAGTAGGGGATGCTGAGACAGTTGATAAGGTATCTGCAAATGTTTCTAAACAGGTTGCCAACCAGACACTTGAAGGTTCAAAGGCTAAAAATGTATGGATTTCTCCATGTAATGAGTACTACGTGCTTGTAGTTTTAGACCCGCAAGTTGTTCAAAAGTCAGTAGCTGACAGTGTTAAATCCAGCTTGAAGAATGAGCAGGCTTTGTGGCAGCAATTCTTGGCTAAAAAAGCCCAAGATGAGCTTGATGCTGAAATACAGAAAGAATTTAGCAAGTAA